A genomic region of Pyrus communis chromosome 14, drPyrComm1.1, whole genome shotgun sequence contains the following coding sequences:
- the LOC137714153 gene encoding protein trichome birefringence-like 41, translating into MFVGDSLSRNQWQSLTCMLHSAMPTAKYNVTRVDDVSIFKFTDYEVRVMLDRNVYLVDIVKEKIGRVLKLDSTVGGKLWKDIDMLIFNTWHWWNRRGPSQPWDYVEVGGQISKDIDRMLAFEKALITWVGWVDSNIDPSKSRVFFQGISPSHYNGSEWQEPRARSCVGQKEPLLGSTYPGGLPPVLSVLKNVLSTIKKPVTLLDITNLSLLRKDGHPSIYGLGGRAGMDCSHWCLCGVPDTWNEILYNFIL; encoded by the exons ATGTTTGTTGGAGATTCATTAAGCCGAAATCAATGGCAGTCCCTAACATGCATGCTTCATTCGGCTATGCCAACTGCGAAGTATAATGTGACAAGAGTAGACGATGTATCTATCTTCAAATTTACG GATTATGAAGTTAGAGTGATGCTAGACCGCAATGTGTATCTAGTAGATATTGTAAAAGAAAAGATTGGCAGGGTCTTGAAGCTTGATTCAACAGTGGGAGGCAAGTTATGGAAGGATATTGACATGCTCATCTTCAACACTTGGCATTGGTGGAATCGGAGAGGACCCTCTCAACC aTGGGATTATGTTGAAGTAGGAGGCCAGATAAGCAAAGACATTGACCGCATGCTTGCTTTTGAGAAGGCACTTATTACTTGGGTTGGATGGGTTGATTCAAACATTGATCCTTCAAAGTCCAGGGTTTTCTTCCAAGGAATATCTCCTTCTCATTACAA TGGCAGTGAATGGCAAGAACCAAGGGCAAGAAGTTGTGTAGGGCAAAAGGAGCCTTTGCTTGGGTCGACCTATCCAGGAGGTTTGCCACCAGTTCTAAGTGTGCTGAAGAATGTGTTGAGCACAATCAAAAAGCCAGTGACATTGCTAGATATAACAAACCTCTCACTCCTGCGTAAAGATGGACATCCTTCAATTTATGGGTTGGGAGGCCGCGCCGGAATGGACTGTAGTCATTGGTGTCTTTGTGGAGTCCCAGATACTTGGAATGAGATTCTCTACAATTTTATTCTTTGA
- the LOC137714721 gene encoding zinc finger BED domain-containing protein RICESLEEPER 1-like has protein sequence MEIIPVESAKKPKRLTSIVWNHFERVRKAEICHAVCVHCRKKLSGSSNSGTTHLRNHLMRYLKRSNFDVSQLLSAKRRKKDNIVGIDSINGDETQRKDDYIQPGIIKFDQDPKKDELVTIASGKFDHDRSRYDLARMIILHGYPFTMVDDVGFKVFVKNLQPSFEVVPNNDVEQFCMEIYRKEKHQVYEMLNSSHGRINLSVEMWYSPENVEYLCLTAHCIDEDWKLQKKILNFVTLDSTHTEDLLSEVVIKCLMDWDIDSKLLSLTFDDCSSDDDIVLRIKDRISQNRPLLVHGQLFDIRSAAHLLNSVVQDVLEAMTEVIQNIRGSFKHVRSSQVTQGKFNEIVQQVGINSQRRLILDFPVRWKSTYLMLETALEYRGAFSFLQEHDPSYESALTDTEWERTRFVTVYLKLLVEITNVFCGNKCPTASIYFPEICDVHIQLIEWCKSQDEFLSSIALKMKAKFDKYWSKCSLALAVAAILDPRFKMKLVEYYYSQIYGSTALDRIKEVSDGLKELFDAYSICSTMVNQGSALPGSSLPSTSTDSRDRLKGFDKFLYETSQSQNMISDLDEYLEEPVFPRNCDFKILNWWKVHTPRYPILSMMARDVLGTPMSTVAPESAFNAGGRLLDECRSSLNPDIREALVCTQDWLRVELKDDNSLSSHSARPIPSARLIRAE, from the exons ATGGAAATAATACCAGTTGAGTCTGCTAAGAAACCAAAGAGGTTGACATCTATTGTCTGGAATCATTTTGAAAGGGTGAGAAAGGCTGAAATATGTCATGCTGTTTGTGTACATTGTCGCAAGAAGCTCAGTGGATCAAGTAATAGTGGGACCACCCATCTGAGAAACCATTTAATGCGATATCTGAAACGATCGAACTTTGATGTATCACAACTACTTTCAgcgaagagaaggaaaaaagataATATCGTTGGCATAGATAGTATTAATGGTGATGAAACACAGAGAAAAGATGATTATATTCAGCCAGGAATTATAAAGTTCGATCAGGATCCGAAAAAGGATGAACTAGTTACCATTGCAAGCGGAAAGTTTGATCACGACCGTAGTCGTTATGATCTTGCTCGTATGATTATATTGCATGGTTACCCGTTCACCATGGTTGATGATGTTGGATTCAAAGTTTTTGTGAAGAACCTTCAGCCATCATTTGAGGTTGTGCCAAATAATGATGTTGAACAGTTTTGTATGGAAATTTATAGGAAGGAAAAACATCAAGTGTATGAGATGCTTAACAGTTCGCACGGCAGAATTAACCTTTCTGTTGAAATGTGGTATTCTCCAGAAAACGTTGAGTACCTGTGTTTGACGGCACACTGTATTGATGAGGACTGGAAACTACAAAAGAAAATTCTGAATTTTGTCACACTGGATTCTACTCATACGGAGGACTTGCTTTCAGAAGTAGTTATCAAATGTCTGATGGACTGGGACATTGACAGTAAGTTGCTTTCCTTGACATTTGATGATTGTTCCAGCGATGATGACATTGTTCTAAGAATCAAAGACCGGATCTCCCAAAACAGGCCTCTCTTGGTCCATGGTCAGTTATTTGATATTCGCTCTGCTGCACATCTTCTAAATTCAGTTGTGCAGGATGTTTTAGAAGCAATGACAGAGGTGATACAAAATATTCGAGGAAGTTTCAAACACGTAAGAAGTTCACAAGTGACACAAGGGAAGTTCAATGAAATTGTTCAGCAAGTTGGAATCAATAGTCAGAGGAGATTAATTCTTGATTTCCCAGTTCGATGGAAGTCAACGTATCTTATGCTTGAAACAGCCTTGGAATACAGGGGTGCATTTTCTTTCCTGCAAGAGCATGACCCTTCGTATGAATCAGCTTTAACAGACACAGAATGGGAACGGACGAGATTTGTTACAGTTTATTTGAAACTTCTTGTTGAAATCACCAATGTCTTTTGTGGCAACAAATGTCCAACTGCAAGTATATATTTTCCTGAGATTTGTGATGTTCACATCCAATTAATTGAATGGTGCAAGAGCCAAGATGAATTTCTTAGTTCTATAGCATTAAAGATGAAGGCTAAGTTTGATAAGTACTGGAGCAAGTGCAGTTTGGCTTTGGCAGTGGCAGCGATCTTGGATCCCCGATTCAAAATGAAGTTGGTGGAGTATTACTACTCCCAAATATACGGTAGTACTGCTCTGGATAGGATTAAGGAAGTTTCCGATGGCCTCAAGGAACTTTTTGATGCTTATTCAATTTGCTCAACAATGGTTAATCAAGGTTCAGCTTTGCCAGGCAGCAGCTTACCGAGTACCAGCACTGATAGTAGGGATCGATTGAAGGGATTTGACAAATTTCTCTACGAGACCTCTCAGAGCCAAAACATGATATCAGACTTGGACGAGTATCTAGAGGAACCAGTTTTTCCACGCAATTGTGATTTTAAGATATTAAATTGGTGGAAGGTCCACACACCAAGGTACCCTATTTTGTCCATGATGGCACGTGACGTTCTAGGAACTCCTATGTCAACTGTTGCACCAGAATCAGCATTCAACGCTGGCGGTAGACTGCTTGATGAATGTCGAAGCTCACTGAATCCTGACATTCGAGAGGCTTTGGTATGCACACAAGATTGGTTGAGGGTGGAATTAAAAG ATGACAATTCATTGTCAAGCCATTCTGCTAGACCAATCCCTTCAGCCAGACTAATTCGTGCTGAGTAG
- the LOC137716209 gene encoding zinc finger BED domain-containing protein RICESLEEPER 1-like, which yields MEIIPVESAKKPKRLTSIVWNHFERVRKAEICYAVCVHCHKKLSGSSNSGTTHLRNHLMRCLKRSNFDVSQLLSAKRRKKDNIVGVDSINGDEAQRKDDYIQPGIIKFDQDPKKDELVTIASGKFDHDCSRYHLARMIILHGYPFTMVDDVGFKVFVKNLQPSFEVVPNNNVEQFCMEIYRKEKHQVYEMLNSSHGRINLSVEMWSSPENVEYLCLTAHYIDEDWKLQKKILNFVTLDSTHTEDLLSEVVIKCLMDWDIDSKLFALTFDDCSSDDDIVLRIKDRISQNRPLLVHGRLFDIRSAAHLLNSVVQDVLEAMREVIQNIRGSFKHVRSSQVTQGKFNEIVQQVGINSQRRLILDFPVQWKSTYLMLETALEYRGAFSFLQEHDPSYTSALTDTEWERTRFVTVYLKLLVEITNVFCGNKCPTASIYFPEICDVHIQLIEWCKSQDEFLSSIALKMKAKFDKYWSKCSLALAVAAILDPRFKMKLVEYYYSQIYGSTALDRIKEVSDGLKELFDAYSICSTMVDQGSALPGSSLPSTSTDSRDRLKGFDKFLYETSQSQNMISDLDKYLEEPVFPRNCDFKILNWWKVHTPRYPILSMMARDVLGTPMSTVAPESAFNAGGRLLDECRSSLNPDIREALVCTQDWLRVELKDDNSLPSHSARPIPSARLILAE from the exons ATGGAAATAATACCAGTTGAGTCTGCTAAGAAACCAAAGAGGTTGACATCTATTGTCTGGAATCATTTTGAAAGGGTTAGAAAGGCTGAAATATGTTATGCTGTTTGTGTACATTGTCACAAGAAGCTCAGTGGATCAAGTAATAGTGGGACCACCCATCTGAGAAACCATTTAATGCGATGTCTGAAACGATCGAACTTTGATGTATCACAACTACTTTCAgcgaagagaaggaaaaaagataATATCGTTGGCGTAGATAGTATTAATGGTGATGAAGCACAGAGAAAAGATGATTATATTCAGCCAGGAATTATAAAGTTCGATCAGGATCCGAAAAAGGATGAACTAGTTACCATTGCAAGCGGAAAGTTTGATCACGACTGTAGTCGTTATCATCTTGCTCGTATGATTATATTGCATGGTTACCCGTTCACCATGGTTGATGATGTTGGATTCAAAGTTTTTGTGAAGAACCTTCAGCCATCATTTGAGGTTGTGCCAAATAATAATGTTGAACAGTTTTGTATGGAAATTTATAGGAAGGAAAAACATCAAGTGTATGAGATGCTTAACAGTTCGCACGGCAGAATTAACCTTTCTGTTGAAATGTGGTCTTCTCCAGAAAACGTTGAGTACCTGTGTTTGACGGCACACTATATTGATGAGGACTGGAAACTACAAAAGAAAATTCTGAATTTTGTCACACTTGATTCTACTCATACGGAGGACTTGCTTTCAGAAGTAGTTATCAAATGTCTGATGGACTGGGACATTGACAGTAAGTTGTTTGCCTTGACATTTGATGATTGTTCCAGCGATGATGACATTGTTCTAAGAATCAAAGACCGGATCTCCCAAAACAGGCCTCTCTTGGTCCATGGTCGGTTATTTGATATTCGCTCTGCTGCACATCTTCTAAATTCAGTTGTGCAGGATGTTTTAGAAGCAATGAGAGAGGTGATACAAAATATTCGAGGAAGTTTCAAACACGTAAGAAGTTCACAAGTGACACAAGGGAAGTTCAATGAAATTGTTCAGCAAGTTGGAATCAATAGTCAGAGGAGATTAATTCTTGATTTCCCAGTTCAATGGAAGTCAACGTATCTTATGCTTGAAACAGCCTTGGAATACAGGGGTGCATTTTCTTTCCTGCAAGAGCATGACCCTTCGTATACATCAGCTTTAACAGACACAGAATGGGAACGGACGAGGTTTGTTACAGTTTATTTGAAACTTCTTGTTGAAATCACCAATGTCTTTTGTGGCAACAAATGTCCAACTGCAAGTATATATTTTCCTGAGATTTGTGATGTTCACATCCAATTAATTGAATGGTGCAAGAGCCAAGACGAATTTCTTAGTTCTATAGCATTAAAGATGAAAGCTAAGTTTGATAAGTACTGGAGCAAGTGCAGTTTGGCTTTGGCAGTGGCAGCGATCTTGGATCCCCGATTCAAAATGAAGTTGGTGGAGTATTACTACTCCCAAATATACGGTAGTACTGCTCTGGATAGGATTAAGGAAGTTTCCGATGGCCTCAAGGAACTTTTTGATGCTTATTCAATTTGCTCAACAATGGTTGATCAAGGTTCAGCTTTGCCAGGCAGCAGCTTACCGAGTACCAGCACTGATAGTAGGGATCGATTGAAGGGATTTGACAAATTTCTCTACGAGACCTCTCAGAGCCAAAACATGATATCAGATTTGGACAAGTATCTAGAGGAACCAGTTTTTCCACGCAATTGTGATTTTAAGATATTAAATTGGTGGAAGGTCCACACACCAAGGTACCCTATTTTGTCCATGATGGCACGTGACGTTCTGGGAACTCCTATGTCAACTGTTGCACCAGAATCAGCATTCAACGCTGGCGGTAGACTGCTTGATGAATGTCGAAGCTCACTGAATCCTGACATTCGAGAGGCTTTGGTATGCACACAAGATTGGTTGCGGGTGGAATTAAAAG ATGACAATTCATTGCCAAGCCATTCTGCTAGACCAATCCCTTCAGCCAGACTAATTCTTGCTGAGTAG